One part of the Methylobacterium mesophilicum SR1.6/6 genome encodes these proteins:
- a CDS encoding DUF3016 domain-containing protein yields the protein MTTRASGAWAGLTLAALLSAGPALADVQVRYAAPERFTDAENRFGSGLPLRVTLAELTRIFQDLGNARLRPGERLDITVLDVDLAGFDRPGFSTPTGLRVVTDATPPRIRLAYTLRRGGRIVAQGEDTVTDINFLLTSNPRFSTGGLYYERQILRDWFARRFPENG from the coding sequence ATGACGACGCGCGCTTCCGGTGCCTGGGCCGGTCTCACCCTCGCGGCGTTGCTGAGCGCCGGGCCGGCGCTGGCGGACGTGCAGGTGCGCTATGCCGCACCGGAGCGCTTCACCGATGCCGAGAACCGGTTCGGATCCGGGCTGCCGCTCCGGGTCACCCTGGCGGAGCTGACCCGGATCTTCCAGGATCTCGGCAACGCCCGCCTCCGGCCCGGGGAGCGGCTCGACATCACCGTCCTCGATGTCGACCTCGCGGGTTTCGACCGCCCGGGTTTCTCGACGCCGACGGGCCTCCGGGTGGTGACCGACGCGACGCCGCCGCGGATCCGCCTCGCCTACACCCTGCGCCGTGGCGGCCGTATCGTCGCGCAGGGCGAGGATACGGTCACCGACATCAACTTCCTGCTGACGTCCAACCCGCGCTTCTCCACCGGCGGCCTCTATTACGAGCGCCAGATCCTGCGGGACTGGTTCGCCCGGCGCTTCCCGGAGAACGGCTAG
- a CDS encoding ferritin-like domain-containing protein: MSAPGSLKEIYLDEMQDLWSANDQMVRAVQQLGGQVSDAKLKQMLDHAVGGIQKHTDVLKSLIQANGGETKPEHCKGMEGLVAEALKHGVKEAPGDGKLRDVAIIAQYQRMSHYGLAGFGSAAAYAKALGRTEDASRLKQAVDEIYKGDEAASRLAEAVERAAA; encoded by the coding sequence ATGTCGGCACCCGGCAGCCTGAAAGAGATCTACCTCGACGAGATGCAGGATCTCTGGTCGGCCAACGATCAGATGGTGAGGGCCGTGCAACAGCTCGGCGGTCAGGTCAGCGACGCCAAGCTGAAGCAGATGCTGGATCACGCGGTGGGCGGGATCCAGAAGCACACCGACGTGCTGAAGAGCCTGATCCAGGCCAATGGCGGCGAGACCAAGCCCGAGCATTGCAAGGGCATGGAGGGCCTCGTGGCCGAGGCCTTGAAGCACGGCGTCAAGGAAGCCCCGGGCGACGGCAAGCTGCGCGACGTGGCGATCATCGCGCAGTACCAGCGCATGTCGCATTACGGCCTGGCCGGATTCGGCTCGGCGGCCGCCTACGCCAAGGCCCTCGGCCGCACGGAGGACGCGTCCAGGCTCAAGCAGGCGGTGGACGAGATCTACAAGGGCGACGAGGCCGCGAGCCGCCTCGCCGAGGCCGTCGAGAGGGCCGCGGCCTGA
- a CDS encoding response regulator, whose amino-acid sequence MTASAHSLTGRRVLLVEDDYFIAVDLKSWFEEGGAQVIGPVPSVDEALTLIARTDTIDGAVLDINLQDELVYPVADALQARGVPFLFATGYDPGTVPPPHGAVALCQKPIDPQAVARALFG is encoded by the coding sequence GTGACCGCTTCTGCCCACTCCCTCACCGGCAGGCGGGTCCTGCTGGTCGAGGACGATTACTTCATCGCCGTCGATCTCAAGAGCTGGTTCGAGGAGGGCGGTGCCCAGGTTATCGGCCCCGTCCCCAGCGTGGACGAGGCGCTGACGCTGATCGCCCGCACGGACACGATCGACGGGGCGGTGCTCGACATCAACCTGCAGGATGAACTCGTCTACCCCGTCGCCGACGCCCTGCAGGCGCGCGGCGTGCCGTTCCTGTTCGCCACCGGCTACGATCCCGGCACCGTGCCACCGCCCCACGGGGCCGTGGCCCTCTGTCAGAAGCCGATCGATCCGCAGGCGGTGGCGCGCGCCCTGTTCGGCTGA
- a CDS encoding LLM class flavin-dependent oxidoreductase produces MTLHLDDSASETTGATPAGRKQILLNAFDMTCVGHINHGLWTHPRDRSSDYNTLSYWTGQAKLLERGLFDGLFIADIIGVYDIYGGGIDVTAREAVQLPVNDPTLMISAMAAVTEHLGFGVTINVHQEAPYTFARRLSTLDHLTGGRIGWNVVTGYLDSAHRGQSGGALPAHDRRYDYADEYLEVLYRLWEGSWDDAAVRRDREARVFSDPAHIRPVVHRGEFFSVAGYHLSEPSPQRTPVLYQAGASGRGRAFAGRHAECVFISARDPATARDAVRAIRSEAVAAGRKPDDVKVFVGLAVIPGRTRAEAEAKRDEYLRYASPEAGLAHFSASTGIDFARYGLDEPIPYAPGNAIQSATAAAAKRGLTKRDLLAELQLGGRYAVLTGDAVSIADELQAWITDGEVDGFNLSRIVVPESFSDFIDIVIPELQDRGLYKTAYAEGSLRAKLFRRGDRLPGRHPADTFRHPAAAR; encoded by the coding sequence ATGACCCTGCACCTAGACGATTCGGCCTCCGAAACCACCGGAGCGACGCCGGCTGGACGGAAGCAGATCCTGTTGAACGCCTTCGACATGACCTGCGTGGGCCACATCAACCACGGCCTCTGGACCCATCCGCGCGACCGCTCGTCGGACTACAACACGCTGTCCTACTGGACCGGGCAGGCGAAGCTCCTGGAGCGCGGGCTGTTCGACGGCCTGTTCATCGCCGACATCATCGGCGTCTACGACATCTACGGCGGCGGCATCGACGTCACCGCCCGGGAGGCCGTGCAGCTTCCGGTCAACGACCCGACGCTGATGATCTCCGCCATGGCGGCGGTGACCGAGCATCTTGGATTCGGCGTGACCATCAACGTCCACCAGGAGGCGCCCTACACCTTCGCCCGCCGCCTCTCGACCCTCGACCATCTGACCGGCGGTCGGATCGGCTGGAACGTCGTCACCGGCTATCTCGACAGCGCCCATCGCGGCCAGAGCGGCGGCGCTTTGCCGGCGCACGACCGACGCTACGACTACGCGGACGAGTATCTGGAGGTGCTCTACCGGCTCTGGGAGGGAAGCTGGGACGACGCGGCCGTGCGCCGCGACCGGGAGGCCCGGGTGTTCAGCGATCCAGCCCATATCCGGCCGGTGGTGCACCGGGGCGAGTTCTTCTCGGTCGCGGGCTATCACCTGTCGGAGCCGTCGCCGCAGCGGACGCCGGTCCTCTACCAGGCGGGCGCCTCGGGCCGCGGACGCGCCTTCGCGGGCCGCCACGCGGAATGCGTGTTCATCTCCGCCCGCGATCCGGCCACCGCCCGCGACGCGGTTCGCGCCATCCGGTCCGAGGCGGTCGCGGCCGGCCGGAAGCCCGACGACGTGAAGGTCTTCGTCGGCCTCGCGGTCATTCCCGGACGGACGCGCGCCGAGGCCGAGGCGAAGCGGGACGAGTACCTGCGCTACGCCAGCCCGGAGGCGGGCCTCGCGCATTTCTCCGCCTCCACGGGGATCGACTTCGCCCGCTACGGGCTCGACGAGCCGATCCCCTACGCGCCGGGCAACGCGATCCAGTCGGCCACCGCGGCGGCGGCCAAGCGCGGGCTGACGAAGCGCGACCTCCTCGCCGAACTGCAGCTCGGCGGCCGCTACGCGGTGCTCACCGGCGACGCGGTCTCGATCGCCGACGAACTGCAGGCCTGGATCACGGATGGCGAGGTCGACGGGTTCAACCTCAGCCGGATCGTCGTGCCGGAGAGCTTTTCCGATTTCATCGACATCGTGATCCCGGAGCTTCAGGACCGCGGCCTCTACAAGACCGCCTATGCCGAGGGCTCCCTGCGGGCCAAACTCTTCCGCCGGGGCGACCGGTTGCCCGGGCGCCACCCGGCCGACACCTTCCGGCACCCGGCCGCCGCGCGGTGA
- a CDS encoding sensor histidine kinase, translating to MLPGGCGELSDLVRTYDWSRTPLGPIHTWPQSLIFAVRTLLLSPVPIVLLWGPDGIMIYNDAYSGFAGGRHPQLLGSKVREGWPEVAAFNDHVMRVGLAGGTLSYRDQELTLHRYGRPEPVWMNLDYSPVFDEAGRPAGVIAIVVESTERVLAERRLRESEALFRTLTQGIPQLVWRAAIDGTCIWSSPQWLAYTGQSDSGSLGWGWLEAVHPDDVATAQAAWRDAAVSGHLSYEHRLCNVGAKRYRWFQTRATAVRDGQGRIVEWLGTSTDIDDLRQFQEQQQVMVAELQHRTRNLLGVVRAIAKQTMAVTGPGERFKEQFNDRLSALSRVQGLLSRSDQEPITLRALIETELAALDAPALEARIRLDGPVVRLRKATVQTFALALHELATNALKYGALTTPHGRLSVTWRTCRAEDGGRLHMEWVEEGLVRARDGQSPVTQGGYGRELIERALPYALKAKTRYALSDTALHCTINLPLPDGEATGRTA from the coding sequence ATCCTCCCGGGCGGCTGCGGCGAGCTGTCCGATCTCGTCCGCACTTACGACTGGAGCCGGACCCCCCTGGGCCCGATCCACACTTGGCCCCAGAGCCTGATCTTCGCGGTGCGGACGCTGCTGCTGTCGCCGGTGCCGATCGTGCTGCTGTGGGGGCCGGACGGGATCATGATCTACAACGATGCCTATTCGGGCTTCGCGGGCGGCCGACATCCGCAGCTCCTCGGCTCCAAGGTGCGCGAGGGCTGGCCGGAAGTCGCCGCGTTCAACGATCACGTGATGCGCGTCGGGCTGGCCGGCGGAACGCTCTCCTACCGCGACCAGGAACTCACCCTCCATCGCTACGGCCGGCCCGAGCCGGTCTGGATGAACCTCGATTACTCGCCGGTCTTCGACGAGGCCGGGCGCCCCGCCGGCGTCATCGCGATCGTGGTCGAGAGCACCGAGCGGGTGCTGGCCGAGCGGCGCCTGCGCGAGAGCGAGGCGCTGTTCCGCACCCTGACCCAGGGCATCCCGCAACTGGTCTGGCGCGCCGCGATCGACGGCACCTGCATCTGGTCGAGCCCGCAATGGCTCGCCTATACCGGCCAGAGCGACAGCGGGAGCCTCGGCTGGGGCTGGCTCGAGGCGGTCCATCCCGATGACGTCGCGACCGCCCAGGCGGCGTGGCGGGACGCGGCCGTCAGCGGCCACCTCTCGTACGAGCACCGGCTCTGCAACGTCGGCGCGAAGCGCTACCGCTGGTTCCAGACCCGTGCCACGGCGGTGCGCGACGGCCAGGGCCGGATCGTCGAGTGGCTCGGCACGTCCACCGACATCGACGACCTGCGCCAGTTCCAGGAGCAGCAGCAGGTCATGGTCGCCGAGCTGCAGCACCGCACCCGCAACCTCCTCGGCGTCGTCCGCGCCATCGCCAAGCAGACGATGGCGGTGACCGGGCCGGGCGAGCGCTTCAAGGAGCAGTTCAACGACCGGCTGTCCGCGCTCTCGCGCGTCCAGGGTCTGCTGTCGCGCTCGGATCAAGAGCCGATCACGCTGCGGGCCCTGATCGAGACCGAACTCGCCGCCCTCGATGCCCCGGCCCTAGAGGCGCGGATCCGGCTCGACGGGCCGGTGGTGCGCCTGCGCAAGGCGACGGTGCAGACCTTCGCGCTCGCCCTGCACGAGCTGGCGACCAACGCGCTCAAATACGGCGCCCTGACCACGCCGCACGGACGCCTGAGCGTGACGTGGCGGACCTGCAGGGCGGAGGATGGCGGCCGGCTCCACATGGAATGGGTGGAAGAGGGCCTCGTCCGCGCGCGGGACGGCCAGAGCCCGGTCACGCAGGGCGGGTACGGGCGCGAACTGATCGAGCGGGCCCTGCCCTACGCGCTCAAGGCGAAGACCCGCTACGCGCTGAGCGACACGGCGCTCCACTGCACCATCAACCTCCCCCTCCCCGACGGAGAAGCCACAGGGAGAACCGCGTGA
- a CDS encoding DUF6894 family protein, whose amino-acid sequence MPMRLYRFHCTDGHELVTDLRGSRLPNAAQMRVHAERVALALMERVVERFDWFGWQVEVYDARGRRVWIKAFPDVNVDARAA is encoded by the coding sequence ATGCCGATGAGGCTTTACCGCTTCCACTGCACGGACGGCCACGAGCTGGTGACCGACCTGAGGGGCAGTCGGCTGCCGAACGCGGCGCAGATGCGGGTCCATGCCGAGCGGGTGGCGCTCGCCCTGATGGAGCGGGTCGTGGAGCGGTTCGATTGGTTCGGCTGGCAGGTCGAGGTCTATGACGCGCGCGGACGGCGGGTCTGGATCAAGGCCTTTCCGGACGTGAACGTCGACGCCCGGGCCGCGTGA
- a CDS encoding FAD/NAD(P)-binding protein: MALTSARDALHLVVVGGGFTGAALAIHAVRAANRPLDITVLEPRAELGRGIAYSTRDPNHRINVPSDRMDIAAAASGAASAWFRARGLLNGAGEDDSYVPRATYGAYLADLVRRTCEAAGDRVRLRHRRTIATAVIPQDRGWRVETGTGAAVAADRVALCFGHGLPAPPCPLGPGVAASRGFIPNPWADDALAALGPDASVLIVGTGLTMADAVTSLRANGHRGPITALSRRGLLPQAHGVFLTTLDVLGVRRPETALELLRHLRRQAAAVDPALGWQPVVDSFRKVLPDVWATLPPGEKRRLVRHLLPYWEVHRFRIAPQIAAGLARARAEGHLIVARAAVTGLRLSGDGRLAAELRRGGRPEQRLFDAVVLCTGPQRDSARNPLVAGLLAAGTARRDAADLGLAVDRCSRVLDAAGARQPGLYAFGPMTRGSFGEMTGAADIAHHIESVVGGLLAPVR; the protein is encoded by the coding sequence GTGGCCCTGACTTCCGCTCGGGACGCCCTGCACCTCGTCGTCGTTGGTGGTGGGTTCACCGGCGCGGCGCTCGCCATCCACGCGGTGCGGGCGGCGAACCGGCCGCTCGATATCACCGTGCTGGAGCCCCGGGCCGAACTCGGGCGCGGCATCGCCTACAGCACGCGGGATCCGAACCACCGCATCAACGTGCCGAGCGACCGCATGGACATCGCCGCTGCGGCATCGGGGGCGGCATCCGCATGGTTCCGGGCGCGCGGCCTCCTGAACGGCGCGGGGGAGGACGACAGCTACGTTCCCCGGGCGACCTACGGCGCCTATCTGGCTGACCTGGTCCGGCGAACCTGCGAGGCGGCCGGGGATCGGGTGCGCCTGCGCCATCGGCGGACGATCGCCACCGCGGTGATACCGCAGGACCGGGGCTGGCGGGTGGAGACCGGGACCGGCGCGGCGGTCGCGGCCGATCGCGTCGCGCTCTGCTTCGGCCACGGGCTTCCGGCCCCGCCGTGCCCCCTTGGCCCCGGCGTCGCCGCGAGCCGCGGCTTCATTCCGAACCCCTGGGCGGACGATGCCCTGGCGGCACTCGGTCCCGACGCCTCGGTCCTGATCGTCGGCACCGGCCTGACCATGGCCGACGCGGTGACGAGCCTGCGCGCCAACGGCCATCGCGGCCCGATCACCGCGCTGTCGCGGCGCGGCCTCCTGCCCCAGGCGCACGGCGTCTTCCTGACCACCCTCGACGTGCTGGGCGTCCGCCGTCCGGAGACGGCCCTGGAACTGCTGCGCCACCTCCGGCGACAGGCCGCGGCGGTCGATCCGGCCCTCGGCTGGCAGCCCGTCGTCGATTCCTTCCGCAAGGTCCTGCCGGATGTCTGGGCAACCCTGCCGCCCGGCGAGAAGCGCCGCCTCGTCCGGCATCTCCTGCCGTACTGGGAGGTGCACCGGTTCCGCATCGCGCCGCAGATCGCGGCCGGCCTCGCCCGGGCGCGGGCGGAGGGACATCTCATCGTCGCGCGGGCCGCGGTGACGGGGCTGCGGCTCTCCGGGGACGGGCGCCTCGCGGCCGAGCTGCGCCGGGGCGGCAGGCCGGAGCAGCGCCTGTTCGACGCGGTGGTGCTCTGCACCGGGCCGCAGCGCGACAGCGCGCGCAATCCGCTGGTGGCCGGCCTGCTCGCGGCCGGCACCGCACGGCGCGACGCGGCCGACCTCGGCCTCGCCGTCGATCGATGCAGCCGCGTGCTGGATGCGGCGGGAGCACGCCAACCCGGCCTCTACGCCTTCGGCCCGATGACCCGGGGCAGCTTCGGCGAGATGACCGGCGCCGCCGACATCGCCCACCACATCGAATCCGTGGTCGGCGGGCTGCTCGCCCCGGTCCGGTAG
- a CDS encoding methionine ABC transporter permease, translating into MTPQMIDRLWQASLDTLFMVGISAGIAVLAGIPLALFLVTSGPGGIFPAPRANRVVGTLVNGFRAVPFIVLLVALIPFTRLVAGTTIGVWAAIVPLSVSATPFFARIAEVSLREVDAGLIEAAQSIGCRRRHILAHVLLPEALPGIVGGFTITVVSMIGASAMAGAVGAGGLGDVAIRYGYQRFDTTVMMVVIAILIALVCLVQLVGDTAVRRLRAR; encoded by the coding sequence ATGACCCCGCAGATGATCGACCGCCTCTGGCAGGCCTCCCTGGACACGCTGTTCATGGTCGGCATCTCGGCCGGGATCGCGGTGCTGGCCGGCATCCCGCTGGCGCTGTTCCTCGTCACCTCCGGGCCCGGTGGCATCTTCCCGGCGCCGCGGGCCAACCGGGTGGTCGGCACCCTGGTCAACGGCTTCCGCGCCGTGCCCTTCATCGTGCTGCTGGTGGCGCTGATCCCGTTCACCCGGCTGGTCGCCGGCACCACCATCGGCGTCTGGGCGGCGATCGTGCCCCTCTCGGTGAGCGCCACCCCGTTCTTCGCCCGGATCGCCGAGGTCTCGCTCCGGGAGGTGGATGCCGGCCTGATCGAGGCGGCGCAATCCATCGGCTGCCGGCGCCGGCACATCCTCGCCCACGTGCTCCTGCCCGAGGCGCTGCCCGGCATCGTCGGCGGCTTCACCATCACGGTGGTGTCGATGATCGGTGCCTCCGCGATGGCGGGCGCGGTGGGCGCGGGCGGGCTCGGCGACGTCGCCATCCGGTACGGCTATCAGCGCTTCGACACCACCGTGATGATGGTGGTGATCGCGATCCTGATCGCCCTGGTCTGCCTCGTGCAGCTCGTGGGCGACACCGCGGTGCGGCGGCTGCGCGCCCGCTGA
- a CDS encoding outer membrane protein, giving the protein MIKKLLLASAATALLTGAASAADLPRRAAPPPVFTPVPVFTWTGAYFGINAGYAFDASDRNTGNTFGVPFPYAAPGTVATFRNRSQDGFSGGGQVGYNYQFTPGSGVVIGVEADAQYLDFGRNRNNAFLSGALAPGYYVTDPRGLSSLDFFGTVRGRLGYAFDRTLVYGTGGFAYGSGSADRSFGGFAGNDSFRTGWAVGGGIEYALPTDSFLNFFRSSAVTLKVEGLYVNLDRNTRNQGAFVINAANNVPAVYSPIGRRADEFAVVRAGLNYKFGSY; this is encoded by the coding sequence ATGATCAAGAAGCTTCTTCTCGCCAGCGCCGCGACGGCGCTCCTGACCGGCGCCGCCTCGGCGGCCGACCTTCCGCGCCGTGCCGCGCCGCCGCCGGTGTTCACCCCCGTGCCGGTGTTCACCTGGACCGGCGCCTACTTCGGTATCAACGCCGGCTACGCCTTCGACGCCAGCGACCGCAACACCGGCAACACCTTCGGCGTGCCCTTCCCCTACGCCGCCCCCGGCACGGTGGCCACCTTCCGCAACCGCAGCCAGGACGGCTTCTCCGGCGGTGGCCAGGTCGGCTACAACTACCAGTTCACCCCGGGCTCGGGCGTGGTCATCGGCGTCGAGGCCGACGCCCAGTACCTCGACTTCGGCCGCAACCGGAACAACGCCTTCCTCTCCGGCGCCCTGGCCCCCGGCTACTACGTCACCGACCCGCGCGGCCTCTCCAGCCTCGACTTCTTCGGCACCGTGCGCGGCCGCCTCGGCTACGCCTTCGACCGCACCCTCGTCTACGGCACCGGCGGCTTCGCCTACGGCTCGGGCAGCGCCGACCGCTCCTTCGGCGGCTTTGCCGGCAACGACAGCTTCCGCACCGGATGGGCCGTCGGCGGCGGCATCGAGTACGCCCTGCCCACCGACTCCTTCCTGAACTTCTTCCGCTCCTCGGCCGTCACGCTCAAGGTCGAAGGCCTGTACGTCAACCTCGACCGCAACACCCGCAACCAGGGCGCGTTCGTCATCAACGCCGCCAACAACGTCCCGGCCGTCTACAGCCCGATCGGACGACGCGCCGACGAGTTCGCCGTCGTCCGCGCCGGCCTGAACTACAAGTTCGGCTCGTACTGA
- a CDS encoding MucR family transcriptional regulator, giving the protein MIEASDEKAGALTALTAELVAAYVSNNSVPPAELPALIARVHGAIAGLVAGTLTVETGAAAPADVDKPGAAQIRKSVRPDGIVSFIDGKTYKTLKRHLTSHGLDPKSYRERYGLPADYPMVAPSYAEQRSALAKAIGLGQPGAMAERERKGRAA; this is encoded by the coding sequence ATGATCGAAGCATCCGACGAGAAGGCCGGAGCCCTGACCGCGCTCACCGCCGAGCTTGTCGCCGCCTACGTGTCGAACAACTCCGTTCCGCCCGCCGAGCTGCCGGCGCTGATCGCCCGCGTGCACGGCGCGATCGCCGGCCTCGTCGCCGGTACGCTGACGGTCGAGACCGGCGCGGCGGCCCCGGCGGACGTCGACAAGCCCGGCGCGGCCCAGATCCGCAAGTCGGTCCGGCCCGACGGCATCGTCAGCTTCATCGACGGCAAGACCTACAAGACGCTCAAGCGCCACCTCACCAGCCACGGCCTCGACCCGAAGAGCTACCGTGAGCGCTACGGCCTGCCGGCCGACTACCCGATGGTCGCCCCCAGCTACGCCGAGCAGCGCTCCGCCCTCGCCAAGGCCATCGGCCTCGGACAGCCCGGCGCAATGGCCGAGCGCGAGCGCAAGGGCCGGGCCGCCTGA
- a CDS encoding helix-turn-helix domain-containing protein yields the protein MSSDKSGSAPASPEIEETQGAGIACLRFEPPDDPNALGQAWREHLAPVFAVGFRPETDLTRPIAMRSYHLGDLIVGDVIAPAHTLVRSREMVTQQGLDHILLQFYRSGQSRVETERCVHPVTEVQCIVFDLAQPVRIVAGPVDATNVLIPRSLLEQQGCHPDALHGRPLDHDGDPFGRLVHTFVANVVACGDLLDRREALSASAAITQLCASWLRGQADERPFPHQDVRIRVRRLVEAELGNPKLTPAVIAARLGLSRSTLYRLFAPNGIVTYIRDRRLMAAMRMLARHEPGRPPRISQVAYAVGFSDERTFRRAFKRRFGFIPSDAPHRLETGPGHGPGALLRNWIESL from the coding sequence ATGTCCTCTGACAAGTCCGGCTCCGCCCCGGCCTCACCGGAGATCGAGGAGACGCAGGGAGCCGGGATCGCCTGCCTGCGCTTCGAGCCACCCGATGATCCGAACGCGCTCGGTCAGGCATGGCGGGAGCATCTGGCACCGGTCTTCGCGGTCGGCTTCCGGCCCGAGACCGATCTGACGCGCCCGATCGCGATGCGCAGCTACCATCTCGGCGATCTCATCGTCGGCGACGTGATCGCGCCGGCCCACACGCTGGTGCGGTCGCGGGAGATGGTCACCCAGCAGGGCCTCGACCACATCCTGCTGCAGTTCTACCGCAGCGGGCAGAGCCGCGTGGAGACGGAGCGGTGCGTCCATCCCGTCACCGAGGTGCAGTGCATCGTCTTCGACCTCGCGCAGCCGGTGCGCATCGTGGCCGGTCCGGTGGACGCCACGAACGTCCTGATCCCCCGCTCCCTGCTTGAGCAGCAGGGCTGCCACCCGGACGCCCTGCACGGCCGCCCCCTCGATCATGACGGCGACCCGTTCGGGCGTCTGGTCCACACCTTCGTGGCGAACGTGGTCGCCTGCGGCGACCTGCTGGACCGGCGCGAGGCCCTGTCGGCCTCGGCGGCGATCACCCAGCTCTGCGCCAGCTGGTTGCGCGGGCAGGCGGACGAGCGCCCGTTCCCGCATCAGGACGTCCGGATCCGGGTCCGGCGCCTCGTCGAGGCGGAACTCGGCAACCCGAAGCTGACGCCGGCGGTGATCGCCGCGCGGCTGGGACTGTCGCGCTCGACGCTGTATCGCCTGTTCGCGCCGAACGGCATCGTCACCTATATCCGCGACCGGCGCCTCATGGCGGCGATGCGGATGCTCGCCCGGCACGAGCCGGGGCGGCCGCCGCGGATCTCGCAGGTCGCCTACGCGGTCGGCTTCTCGGACGAGCGGACCTTCCGGCGCGCGTTCAAGCGCCGCTTCGGCTTCATCCCCAGCGACGCGCCTCACCGGCTGGAGACCGGTCCGGGCCACGGTCCGGGGGCACTCCTGCGCAACTGGATCGAGAGTCTGTGA
- a CDS encoding PAS domain-containing protein, with translation MGQRSKAPINAIDGFSEPLDRLRAALDASCVVGTWDWDIVRSTMVYDTGAARLLTGDPSRAETEISGPETLAAVHPDDHDWLLDHVQRTVRAGGLVLAEYRVVAADGTVRWLLSRGRTFQNAIGHPVRARGIIIDITEMREGEDRYVFSGEAAVGNPLERATDLAIALKRTLGDDAAAEVRIATDMLLMSLGRAIARDHGSH, from the coding sequence ATGGGACAGCGTTCGAAGGCGCCGATCAACGCGATCGACGGCTTCAGCGAACCGCTCGACAGGCTGCGCGCCGCCCTGGACGCCTCCTGCGTGGTTGGGACCTGGGACTGGGACATCGTGCGCAGCACCATGGTGTACGATACCGGCGCGGCGCGGCTCCTGACCGGCGACCCCTCGCGCGCCGAGACCGAGATCAGCGGTCCCGAGACCTTGGCGGCCGTGCATCCGGACGACCACGACTGGCTGCTGGATCATGTCCAGCGGACCGTGAGGGCGGGGGGGCTGGTGCTGGCCGAGTACCGCGTCGTGGCCGCGGACGGGACGGTGCGCTGGCTGCTCAGCCGCGGGCGGACCTTCCAGAACGCGATCGGCCACCCGGTGCGGGCCCGCGGCATCATCATCGACATCACCGAGATGCGCGAGGGCGAGGATCGCTACGTCTTCAGCGGCGAGGCTGCGGTGGGCAACCCCCTGGAGCGGGCCACCGACTTGGCCATCGCCCTCAAGCGGACGCTGGGCGACGACGCGGCCGCGGAGGTCCGGATCGCCACCGACATGCTGCTGATGAGCCTCGGGCGCGCCATTGCGCGCGATCACGGATCCCACTGA